One stretch of Vulpes lagopus strain Blue_001 chromosome 12, ASM1834538v1, whole genome shotgun sequence DNA includes these proteins:
- the CRACD gene encoding capping protein inhibiting regulator of actin dynamics isoform X3, protein MRTKTSSVLCVSPSTILWEPGHFPMTVFLSLMGEQKVSRQFKQCHRTTSWAKSKLFSRLSSMFLRQLSKNIKFGQPPPNAIPMKKADSGEASLEEDLFLTSPMEIVTQEDIILSDTENKPSDTPSSRSPLNLPGTRSEMEEKVAPVKPSRPKRHFSSAGTIESVNLDAIPLAIARLDNSAAKHKLSVKPKNQRVSKKHRRLARDRPNEQGGLPHQLSLDQNGHSGEEKPIWHEEEPELLESEEEKRCQEEYWLELEAKCKRQKAEAAERRRLEEQRLQALERRLWEENRRQELLEEEGEDREGEETELQLEAEEGQGKEEKQRLKEQGGQGQEWREQEEGRHLEAQEQAVWRGQEAERQRQLEEERELKELRRQEELEEQRRQEAEKQQREEEEQQRLEEEQRQREEQRRLEEEQRQREEQQRLEEEQRRREEEEQQRLEEEQRRRDEEQRQREEQLLLEEEQRRLEEEQREREEQEKEATAAAERRAELGKREEVEVPRPEAEQREAARGHEEKRPQPEDLRGSRSPLQVDSAEKPGKREHLQLEKQRENSEESRICEKQSREAEPPREQQAQRGDLPGHGRRARQDKRPESGPQPPQTQGAPVEETPAPGGKKEAAAPETDRKVEELRWQEVDERQTMPRPYTFQVSSGGKQILFPKVNLSPVTPVKEAGPAPAAPEPRPPRPGPAPPALPCSLSVPHTAILVTGAQLCGPAVNLSQIKDTACKSLLGLSEEKRRADGPGPEQPPRAAEPRAGSGKARAPESAAAGAALAEWASIRSRILRGGEPERRGDGGPCRPAEEQPPRARWESRGSLRKTPPLNAKFSIKPAWQKFSDGGAETSRRNAEAEGGRRRPSPWPGDASGPQPPATGERPRGADGPEPDATEGCKFAKDLPSFLVPSPPCPPHKAGAPAEAGAAPDGEPTGAGGRPDPAAPGQEEKASPFGIKLRRTNYSLRFHCDQQTEQKKKKRHSSTGDSAEGGPPAGSAPGEEAAGAAPTPGPAPPAAWKDSADRPASRGPAAPKPALAPKPAGQTPPSSPLSKLSRPYLVELLARRPGRPEPEAAEPGREARDSSAPWPPSPPADRRKAPRRADEEAADPGRKPARPEKPPQTPEAARKEKPILQSRHSLDGSKLAEKVETAQPLWITLALQKQKGFREQQATREERKQAREAKQAEKLSKENVSVGLQPGSSGVSRAGAPHKHTTQLEEKKPETAASRLERREQLKKANTLPTSVTGPGVLSSSSFSRENSIRGTT, encoded by the exons GTCCTTCAACTATTCTATGGGAACCCGGGCATTTTCCCATGACAGTATTTTTATCCCTGATGGGGGAGCAGAAAGTGAGCAGACAGTTCAAGCAATGTCACAGGACAACATCCTGGGCAAAGTCAAAACTCTTCAG tCGACTAAGCAGTATGTTCCTG cGACAGTTGAGCAAAAACATCAAGTTTGGGCAGCCACCACCCAATGCCATTCCCATGAAGAAGGCAGACAGTGGTGAGGCTAGCTTAGAAGAGGATCTGTTCCTGACCAGTCCCATGGAAATTGTGACTCAGGAGGACATCATTCTCTCAGACACCGAGAACAAA CCCAGTGATACGCCAAGTTCTCGGAGTCCTCTGAATCTGCCTGGCACCAGAAGTGAGATGGAAGAGAAG GTGGCTCCAGTTAAACCGTCTCGGCCAAAAAGGCACTTCTCTTCTGCTGGAACCATCGAAAGTGTCAACCTAGATGCCATCCCCCTGGCCATCGCTCGCCTGGACAACAGTGCTGCCAAGCACAAATTGTCCGTTAAGCCAAAAAACCAGAGGGTGTCAAAGAAGCACAGGCGACTTGCCAGG GATCGACCAAATGAACAAGGTGGCCTTCCACATCAGCTGTCCCTCGACCAGAACGGACACTCTGGAGAAGAGAAGCCAATTTGGCACGAAGAGGAACCAGAGCTGCTGGAGTccgaagaagaaaagagatgccAAGAAGAATACTGGCTAGAACTTGAGGCCAAGTGCAAACGGCAAAAGGCCGAGGCAGCAGAGAGGAGACGTCTGGAAGAGCAGAGACTCCAGGCCCTGGAGAGGAGGCTTTGGGAAGAGAATAGAAGACAAGAGCtcttggaggaggaaggagaggacagggagggagaggagacagaacTACAGCTGGAGGCAGAAGAGGGGCAGGgcaaagaggagaagcagagactcaAAGAGCAAGGTGGCCAAGGCCAGGAGTGgagagagcaagaggaaggaaggcaCCTGGAGGCCCAAGAACAGGCGGTGTGGAGAGGGCAGGAGGCTGAGAGGCAGCGGCAgttagaagaggaaagagagttGAAGGAgctcaggaggcaggaggagctggaggagcaGCGGAGGCAGGAAGCGGAGAAGCAGcagcgggaggaggaggagcagcagaggctggaagaggagcagcggcaaagggaggagcagcgTAGGCTGGAAGAGGAGCagcggcagagggaggagcagcagaggctggaagaggagCAGCGgcgaagggaggaggaggagcagcagaggctggaagaggagCAACGGAGGCGGGACGAGGAACAGcggcaaagggaggagcagctGCTTTTGGAAGAGGAGCAGCGGcggctggaggaggagcagagggaaagggaggagcaggagaaggaggccaCGGCGGCGGCAGAGAGAAGGGCGGAGCTGGGAAAGCgggaggaggtggaggtgccCCGGCCGGAAGCCGAGCAGCGGGAAGCCGCCCGAGGGCACGAGGAGAAGCGGCCGCAGCCGGAGGACCTGAGGGGCTCGAGGAGCCCGCTGCAGGTGGACTCTGCAGAGAAGCCCGGGAAACGCGAGCACCTGCAGCtcgagaagcaaagagaaaactcAGAGGAATCAAGGATTTGCGAGAAGCAGAGCCGGGAGGCCGAGCCGCCCCGGGAGCAGCAGGCGCAGCGCGGGGATCTTCCGGGGCACGGCCGTCGGGCACGTCAGGACAAGAGACCGGAAAGCGGCCCGCAGCCTCCGCAGACGCAGGGGGCGCCCGTGGAAGAGACGCCGGCCCCCGGGGGGAAGAAGGAAGCTGCCGCTCCGGAGACCGACCGGAAGGTGGAGGAACTGCGCTGGCAGGAGGTGGACGAGCGGCAGACCATGCCCAGGCCCTACACCTTCCAGGTGTCGTCGGGAGGGAAACAGATTCTCTTCCCCAAAGTCAATTTGAGCCCGGTGACGCCCGTGAAAGAGGCGGGGCCCGCCCCTGCTGCCCCCgagcccaggccccccaggcccggcccggcgccccccgccctgccctgctccctcaGCGTCCCCCACACGGCCATCCTGGTCACCGGAGCGCAGCTGTGCGGCCCGGCCGTCAACCTGAGCCAGATCAAGGACACGGCGTGCAAGTCTCTCCTGGGCTTGTCGGAAGAGAAGAGGCGCGCGGATGGCCCCGGCCCGGAGCAGCCGCCCCGAGCCGCCGAGCCGCGGGCGGGCAGCGGGAAGGCCCGCGCCCCGGAGTCGGCGGCCGCTGGGGCCGCGCTGGCCGAGTGGGCGTCCATCCGATCCAGAATCCTGAGGGGCGGCGAGCCTGAGCGGCGCGGCGACGGGGGCCCGTGCCGGCCGGCGGAGGAGCAGCCGCCCCGGGCCCGGTGGGAGTCCCGCGGGAGCCTCCGCAAGACGCCGCCGCTGAACGCCAAGTTCTCCATTAAGCCCGCTTGGCAGAAATTCTCCGACGGCGGCGCCGAGACCTCGCGCCGGAACGCGGAGGCGGAGGGCGGTAGGAGGCGGCCCTCGCCGTGGCCCGGGGACGCGTCCGGGCCGCAGCCCCCGGCTACTGGCGAGCGCCCCCGGGGCGCAGACGGGCCCGAGCCCGACGCCACGGAGGGATGCAAATTTGCCAAAGACCTCCCGTCCTTCCTGGTTCCGAGCCCTCCGTGCCCGCCGCACAAAGCGGGGGCCCCCGCGGAGGCCGGCGCCGCGCCGGACGGGGAGCCCACCGGGGCCGGGGGCAGGCCGGACCCCGCGGCGCCTGGCCAGGAGGAGAAGGCCTCGCCCTTTGGAATAAAACTGCGAAGGACCAACTACTCCTTGCGCTTCCACTGCGACCAACAGACcgaacagaagaagaagaaaaggcacaGCAGCACCGGGGACAGTGCGGAGGGCGGGCCGCCGGCGGGGAGCGCGCCGGGAGAGGAGGCGGCGGGCGCGGCCCCCACGCCCGGCCCGGCGCCGCCCGCCGCCTGGAAGGACTCTGCCGACCGGCCGGCCAGCAGGGGGCCCGCGGCGCCCAAGCCCGCCCTGGCGCCCAAGCCGGCCGGCCAGACGCCGCCGTCCTCCCCGCTCTCCAAGCTCAGCCGGCCCTACCTGGTGGAACTGCTGGCGCGCCGGCCGGGGAGGCCGGAGCCCGAGGCCGCCGAGCCGGGCAGGGAGGCTCGGGACAGCAGCGCCCCCTGGCCGCCGTCGCCGCCCGCCGACAGGAGGAAGGCGCCCCGGAGGGCCGACGAGGAAGCGGCGGACCCCGGGAGGAAGCCCGCGCGGCCCGAGAAGCCTCCCCAGACCCCCGAGGCCGCGAGGAAAG AAAAGCCAATCCTTCAGAGCAGGCACTCTTTAGATGGCTCCAAACTTGCGGAGAAGGTTGAAACCGCGCAGCCGCTGTGGATAACGTTAGCGCTGCAGAAGCAGAAGGGGTTTCGGGAGCAGCAAGCAACTCGAGAGGAGAGGAAGCAAGCCAGGGAGGCCAAACAGGCAGAAAAGCTCTCCAAAGAGAAT GTCAGTGTCGGCCTGCAGCCCGGGAGCAGCGGTGTCAGCAGAGCTGGGGCCCCGCACAAGCACACCACCCAGCTGGAAGAGAAGAAGCCGGAGACTGCCGCATCCAGGCTTGAGCGCAGAGAACAGCTGAAAAAGGCCAACACTCTTCCTACGTCCGTAACAG GTCCTGGTGTCTTGAGCTCCTCCTCGTTCTCAAGAGAAAATTCCATCCGAGGGACCACATGA
- the CRACD gene encoding capping protein inhibiting regulator of actin dynamics isoform X1 produces MRTKTSSVLCVSPSTILWEPGHFPMTVFLSLMGEQKVSRQFKQCHRTTSWAKSKLFSRLSSMFLRQLSKNIKFGQPPPNAIPMKKADSGEASLEEDLFLTSPMEIVTQEDIILSDTENKPSDTPSSRSPLNLPGTRSEMEEKVAPVKPSRPKRHFSSAGTIESVNLDAIPLAIARLDNSAAKHKLSVKPKNQRVSKKHRRLARDRPNEQGGLPHQLSLDQNGHSGEEKPIWHEEEPELLESEEEKRCQEEYWLELEAKCKRQKAEAAERRRLEEQRLQALERRLWEENRRQELLEEEGEDREGEETELQLEAEEGQGKEEKQRLKEQGGQGQEWREQEEGRHLEAQEQAVWRGQEAERQRQLEEERELKELRRQEELEEQRRQEAEKQQREEEEQQRLEEEQRQREEQRRLEEEQRQREEQQRLEEEQRRREEEEQQRLEEEQRRRDEEQRQREEQLLLEEEQRRLEEEQREREEQEKEATAAAERRAELGKREEVEVPRPEAEQREAARGHEEKRPQPEDLRGSRSPLQVDSAEKPGKREHLQLEKQRENSEESRICEKQSREAEPPREQQAQRGDLPGHGRRARQDKRPESGPQPPQTQGAPVEETPAPGGKKEAAAPETDRKVEELRWQEVDERQTMPRPYTFQVSSGGKQILFPKVNLSPVTPVKEAGPAPAAPEPRPPRPGPAPPALPCSLSVPHTAILVTGAQLCGPAVNLSQIKDTACKSLLGLSEEKRRADGPGPEQPPRAAEPRAGSGKARAPESAAAGAALAEWASIRSRILRGGEPERRGDGGPCRPAEEQPPRARWESRGSLRKTPPLNAKFSIKPAWQKFSDGGAETSRRNAEAEGGRRRPSPWPGDASGPQPPATGERPRGADGPEPDATEGCKFAKDLPSFLVPSPPCPPHKAGAPAEAGAAPDGEPTGAGGRPDPAAPGQEEKASPFGIKLRRTNYSLRFHCDQQTEQKKKKRHSSTGDSAEGGPPAGSAPGEEAAGAAPTPGPAPPAAWKDSADRPASRGPAAPKPALAPKPAGQTPPSSPLSKLSRPYLVELLARRPGRPEPEAAEPGREARDSSAPWPPSPPADRRKAPRRADEEAADPGRKPARPEKPPQTPEAARKEKPILQSRHSLDGSKLAEKVETAQPLWITLALQKQKGFREQQATREERKQAREAKQAEKLSKENVSVGLQPGSSGVSRAGAPHKHTTQLEEKKPETAASRLERREQLKKANTLPTSVTVEISDSAPPTPLVKEVTKRFSTPDAAPVSTEPAWLALAKRKAKAWSDCPQIIK; encoded by the exons GTCCTTCAACTATTCTATGGGAACCCGGGCATTTTCCCATGACAGTATTTTTATCCCTGATGGGGGAGCAGAAAGTGAGCAGACAGTTCAAGCAATGTCACAGGACAACATCCTGGGCAAAGTCAAAACTCTTCAG tCGACTAAGCAGTATGTTCCTG cGACAGTTGAGCAAAAACATCAAGTTTGGGCAGCCACCACCCAATGCCATTCCCATGAAGAAGGCAGACAGTGGTGAGGCTAGCTTAGAAGAGGATCTGTTCCTGACCAGTCCCATGGAAATTGTGACTCAGGAGGACATCATTCTCTCAGACACCGAGAACAAA CCCAGTGATACGCCAAGTTCTCGGAGTCCTCTGAATCTGCCTGGCACCAGAAGTGAGATGGAAGAGAAG GTGGCTCCAGTTAAACCGTCTCGGCCAAAAAGGCACTTCTCTTCTGCTGGAACCATCGAAAGTGTCAACCTAGATGCCATCCCCCTGGCCATCGCTCGCCTGGACAACAGTGCTGCCAAGCACAAATTGTCCGTTAAGCCAAAAAACCAGAGGGTGTCAAAGAAGCACAGGCGACTTGCCAGG GATCGACCAAATGAACAAGGTGGCCTTCCACATCAGCTGTCCCTCGACCAGAACGGACACTCTGGAGAAGAGAAGCCAATTTGGCACGAAGAGGAACCAGAGCTGCTGGAGTccgaagaagaaaagagatgccAAGAAGAATACTGGCTAGAACTTGAGGCCAAGTGCAAACGGCAAAAGGCCGAGGCAGCAGAGAGGAGACGTCTGGAAGAGCAGAGACTCCAGGCCCTGGAGAGGAGGCTTTGGGAAGAGAATAGAAGACAAGAGCtcttggaggaggaaggagaggacagggagggagaggagacagaacTACAGCTGGAGGCAGAAGAGGGGCAGGgcaaagaggagaagcagagactcaAAGAGCAAGGTGGCCAAGGCCAGGAGTGgagagagcaagaggaaggaaggcaCCTGGAGGCCCAAGAACAGGCGGTGTGGAGAGGGCAGGAGGCTGAGAGGCAGCGGCAgttagaagaggaaagagagttGAAGGAgctcaggaggcaggaggagctggaggagcaGCGGAGGCAGGAAGCGGAGAAGCAGcagcgggaggaggaggagcagcagaggctggaagaggagcagcggcaaagggaggagcagcgTAGGCTGGAAGAGGAGCagcggcagagggaggagcagcagaggctggaagaggagCAGCGgcgaagggaggaggaggagcagcagaggctggaagaggagCAACGGAGGCGGGACGAGGAACAGcggcaaagggaggagcagctGCTTTTGGAAGAGGAGCAGCGGcggctggaggaggagcagagggaaagggaggagcaggagaaggaggccaCGGCGGCGGCAGAGAGAAGGGCGGAGCTGGGAAAGCgggaggaggtggaggtgccCCGGCCGGAAGCCGAGCAGCGGGAAGCCGCCCGAGGGCACGAGGAGAAGCGGCCGCAGCCGGAGGACCTGAGGGGCTCGAGGAGCCCGCTGCAGGTGGACTCTGCAGAGAAGCCCGGGAAACGCGAGCACCTGCAGCtcgagaagcaaagagaaaactcAGAGGAATCAAGGATTTGCGAGAAGCAGAGCCGGGAGGCCGAGCCGCCCCGGGAGCAGCAGGCGCAGCGCGGGGATCTTCCGGGGCACGGCCGTCGGGCACGTCAGGACAAGAGACCGGAAAGCGGCCCGCAGCCTCCGCAGACGCAGGGGGCGCCCGTGGAAGAGACGCCGGCCCCCGGGGGGAAGAAGGAAGCTGCCGCTCCGGAGACCGACCGGAAGGTGGAGGAACTGCGCTGGCAGGAGGTGGACGAGCGGCAGACCATGCCCAGGCCCTACACCTTCCAGGTGTCGTCGGGAGGGAAACAGATTCTCTTCCCCAAAGTCAATTTGAGCCCGGTGACGCCCGTGAAAGAGGCGGGGCCCGCCCCTGCTGCCCCCgagcccaggccccccaggcccggcccggcgccccccgccctgccctgctccctcaGCGTCCCCCACACGGCCATCCTGGTCACCGGAGCGCAGCTGTGCGGCCCGGCCGTCAACCTGAGCCAGATCAAGGACACGGCGTGCAAGTCTCTCCTGGGCTTGTCGGAAGAGAAGAGGCGCGCGGATGGCCCCGGCCCGGAGCAGCCGCCCCGAGCCGCCGAGCCGCGGGCGGGCAGCGGGAAGGCCCGCGCCCCGGAGTCGGCGGCCGCTGGGGCCGCGCTGGCCGAGTGGGCGTCCATCCGATCCAGAATCCTGAGGGGCGGCGAGCCTGAGCGGCGCGGCGACGGGGGCCCGTGCCGGCCGGCGGAGGAGCAGCCGCCCCGGGCCCGGTGGGAGTCCCGCGGGAGCCTCCGCAAGACGCCGCCGCTGAACGCCAAGTTCTCCATTAAGCCCGCTTGGCAGAAATTCTCCGACGGCGGCGCCGAGACCTCGCGCCGGAACGCGGAGGCGGAGGGCGGTAGGAGGCGGCCCTCGCCGTGGCCCGGGGACGCGTCCGGGCCGCAGCCCCCGGCTACTGGCGAGCGCCCCCGGGGCGCAGACGGGCCCGAGCCCGACGCCACGGAGGGATGCAAATTTGCCAAAGACCTCCCGTCCTTCCTGGTTCCGAGCCCTCCGTGCCCGCCGCACAAAGCGGGGGCCCCCGCGGAGGCCGGCGCCGCGCCGGACGGGGAGCCCACCGGGGCCGGGGGCAGGCCGGACCCCGCGGCGCCTGGCCAGGAGGAGAAGGCCTCGCCCTTTGGAATAAAACTGCGAAGGACCAACTACTCCTTGCGCTTCCACTGCGACCAACAGACcgaacagaagaagaagaaaaggcacaGCAGCACCGGGGACAGTGCGGAGGGCGGGCCGCCGGCGGGGAGCGCGCCGGGAGAGGAGGCGGCGGGCGCGGCCCCCACGCCCGGCCCGGCGCCGCCCGCCGCCTGGAAGGACTCTGCCGACCGGCCGGCCAGCAGGGGGCCCGCGGCGCCCAAGCCCGCCCTGGCGCCCAAGCCGGCCGGCCAGACGCCGCCGTCCTCCCCGCTCTCCAAGCTCAGCCGGCCCTACCTGGTGGAACTGCTGGCGCGCCGGCCGGGGAGGCCGGAGCCCGAGGCCGCCGAGCCGGGCAGGGAGGCTCGGGACAGCAGCGCCCCCTGGCCGCCGTCGCCGCCCGCCGACAGGAGGAAGGCGCCCCGGAGGGCCGACGAGGAAGCGGCGGACCCCGGGAGGAAGCCCGCGCGGCCCGAGAAGCCTCCCCAGACCCCCGAGGCCGCGAGGAAAG AAAAGCCAATCCTTCAGAGCAGGCACTCTTTAGATGGCTCCAAACTTGCGGAGAAGGTTGAAACCGCGCAGCCGCTGTGGATAACGTTAGCGCTGCAGAAGCAGAAGGGGTTTCGGGAGCAGCAAGCAACTCGAGAGGAGAGGAAGCAAGCCAGGGAGGCCAAACAGGCAGAAAAGCTCTCCAAAGAGAAT GTCAGTGTCGGCCTGCAGCCCGGGAGCAGCGGTGTCAGCAGAGCTGGGGCCCCGCACAAGCACACCACCCAGCTGGAAGAGAAGAAGCCGGAGACTGCCGCATCCAGGCTTGAGCGCAGAGAACAGCTGAAAAAGGCCAACACTCTTCCTACGTCCGTAACAG TGGAGATCTCtgattcagctccccccacgccGCTGGTGAAAGAAGTCACAAAGAGGTTCTCAACCCCAGATGCTGCCCCCGTGTCAACAGAACCAGCCTGGCTGGCTTTGGCCAAAAGGAAAGCCAAGGCCTGGAGCGACTGTCCACAGATCATTAAGTAG